The following proteins are co-located in the Chloroflexia bacterium SDU3-3 genome:
- a CDS encoding peptidoglycan glycosyltransferase produces MNRLLVLRVAILLLFLSLVSRLYQLQFVLSETNRLRNSSASLSNDYQPVRPQRGEIFAADGKTLLAESMPIFTASIRPSALPPDDDDDRNPGEPRRDEIYAKLGQILDITSTLTISPSGVLDGSPLLKNDLVQGLGADVVAAARPSDGPASAGSWLTLDVPPAKSAMALKIRDVYSNTITLESPIAARVNPQYVSGYQTVVIKRDIPRDVALVLRENSNSLPGVVVERDWRRSYPLSGSIPSLSHLLGYVGQINECELVSQNVARTWMSGLTDSIGHAVKCGILSKQVDPFEMMPRYLDEDRIGKDGIEASYESELRGQLGVNSVVIDAAGQAMDAPKVIDPVSDGNNVVLTIDTAFQKQVEQILQNWIAVADQRRQQFSGVFEYKRKYPPIRSGVAIVTEVKTGRILAMVSLPSYDNNIYVDAARSDELARILAPPAELITDTQQLAVLYNRATRFDYSPGSTLKQFDTVIALKKGVITPETQIYDPGKLLVQNRYNPEIKDAFVNSNSKPNGWIDVRKALEVSSNIFFMSAIGGNTEQVTNLKPEEQTISNPVGIETFKQGLQDFGFGEPTGVRLPNESRGVVPSPAWKSETLHEEFTTGDLYNMAIGEGYMHVTPLQLVMAGAAVANSGKLYVPQIVDRIESSNGELVKQIEPELKRDLQAEAGYDAAFFNVSREGMRLSVTQGANKAARPECSNLQIAGKTGTAEYGQPFVVPDGKGGTKLALRSHAWFVGFAPYDDPQIEVLALVEGSGDMNDGSATITVPAVTQIMQAYFKVNPPAPLPAVCQQDLPPLPQLPGTGTLTNTGTLTNTGTLTNTATPALPSATPVAGVAQPQVAGGALPPMLPGAPLAATPTPTAVPQPQSRRR; encoded by the coding sequence ATGAACAGACTGCTGGTTCTACGAGTCGCTATCCTGCTGCTCTTTCTCTCGCTGGTGTCGCGGCTCTACCAGCTGCAGTTTGTGCTGAGCGAGACCAACCGGCTGCGCAACAGCTCGGCCTCGCTGAGCAACGACTACCAGCCAGTGCGCCCGCAGCGCGGCGAGATCTTCGCGGCGGATGGCAAGACTCTGCTGGCCGAGAGCATGCCGATCTTTACCGCATCCATCCGGCCCTCGGCGCTGCCGCCCGACGACGACGATGACCGCAACCCCGGCGAGCCGCGCCGCGACGAGATATACGCCAAGCTTGGCCAGATCCTCGACATCACCAGCACGCTCACCATCTCGCCATCTGGCGTGCTGGATGGCAGCCCGCTGCTGAAAAATGACTTGGTGCAGGGCCTGGGGGCGGATGTGGTGGCGGCGGCGCGGCCTAGCGATGGCCCCGCGAGCGCAGGCAGCTGGCTGACGCTGGATGTGCCCCCGGCCAAGAGCGCCATGGCCCTGAAGATTCGCGATGTGTACAGCAACACCATCACGCTTGAAAGCCCGATCGCAGCCCGCGTGAACCCCCAGTACGTCTCAGGCTACCAGACGGTGGTGATCAAGCGCGACATCCCGCGCGATGTGGCGCTGGTGCTGCGCGAGAACAGCAACAGCCTGCCCGGTGTGGTGGTCGAGCGCGACTGGCGGCGCAGCTACCCGCTCTCGGGCAGCATCCCCTCGCTCTCGCACCTGCTGGGCTATGTGGGCCAGATCAACGAGTGCGAGCTGGTGAGCCAGAATGTGGCCCGCACCTGGATGAGCGGCCTCACCGACTCGATCGGCCACGCGGTGAAATGCGGCATCCTCTCCAAGCAGGTCGACCCGTTCGAGATGATGCCGCGCTACCTCGATGAGGACCGCATCGGCAAGGATGGCATCGAGGCCAGCTACGAGAGCGAGCTGCGCGGTCAGCTGGGCGTGAACTCGGTGGTGATCGATGCGGCGGGCCAGGCCATGGATGCCCCCAAGGTGATCGACCCAGTGAGCGACGGTAACAACGTGGTGCTCACCATCGACACCGCCTTCCAGAAGCAGGTCGAGCAGATCTTGCAGAACTGGATCGCGGTGGCCGACCAGCGCCGCCAGCAGTTCAGCGGCGTGTTCGAGTACAAGCGCAAGTACCCGCCCATCCGCAGCGGCGTGGCGATTGTCACCGAGGTGAAGACGGGCCGCATCCTGGCCATGGTCAGCCTGCCATCCTACGACAACAATATCTACGTCGACGCCGCGCGCTCCGACGAGCTGGCCCGCATCCTCGCACCGCCAGCCGAGCTGATCACCGATACCCAGCAGCTGGCGGTGCTCTACAACCGCGCCACCCGCTTCGACTACTCGCCCGGCTCCACGCTGAAGCAGTTCGACACCGTGATCGCGCTGAAGAAGGGCGTGATCACCCCCGAGACCCAGATCTACGACCCTGGCAAGCTGCTGGTGCAGAACCGCTACAACCCCGAGATCAAGGATGCCTTTGTCAACTCGAACTCGAAGCCGAACGGCTGGATCGATGTGCGCAAGGCCCTGGAGGTCTCATCCAACATCTTCTTCATGTCGGCGATCGGCGGCAACACCGAGCAGGTCACCAACCTCAAGCCCGAGGAGCAGACGATCAGCAACCCGGTGGGGATCGAGACCTTCAAGCAGGGGCTGCAGGATTTTGGCTTTGGCGAGCCGACTGGCGTGCGATTGCCCAACGAGTCGCGCGGGGTGGTGCCCAGCCCCGCCTGGAAGAGCGAGACTCTGCACGAGGAGTTTACCACCGGCGACCTGTACAACATGGCGATCGGCGAGGGCTACATGCACGTCACGCCGCTGCAGCTGGTGATGGCGGGCGCGGCGGTGGCCAACAGCGGCAAGCTATATGTGCCGCAGATCGTCGACCGGATCGAGAGCAGCAATGGCGAGCTGGTGAAGCAGATCGAGCCGGAGCTGAAGCGCGATCTGCAGGCCGAGGCGGGCTACGACGCCGCCTTCTTCAACGTCTCCCGCGAGGGCATGCGGCTCTCGGTCACGCAGGGCGCGAACAAGGCCGCCCGCCCCGAGTGCTCGAACCTGCAGATCGCGGGCAAGACCGGCACCGCCGAGTACGGCCAGCCCTTTGTGGTGCCCGATGGCAAGGGCGGCACCAAGCTGGCGCTGCGCAGCCACGCCTGGTTTGTCGGCTTTGCACCCTACGACGACCCGCAGATCGAGGTGCTGGCCCTGGTCGAAGGCTCGGGCGATATGAACGATGGCTCGGCTACGATCACCGTGCCTGCGGTGACACAGATCATGCAGGCCTACTTCAAGGTGAACCCGCCCGCGCCGCTGCCCGCAGTGTGCCAGCAGGATCTGCCGCCGCTGCCCCAGCTGCCCGGCACCGGCACGCTCACCAACACCGGCACGCTCACTAACACCGGCACGCTCACCAACACCGCTACCCCCGCGCTGCCCTCGGCCACACCCGTGGCGGGCGTAGCGCAGCCCCAGGTGGCGGGCGGCGCGCTGCCGCCCATGCTGCCCGGCGCACCGCTGGCCGCCACCCCCACGCCCACCGCCGTGCCGCAGCCGCAGTCCCGGCGTCGGTAG
- a CDS encoding rod shape-determining protein MreC: protein MRDSARNRLSRTSPLRSFILILLLMICAAGLIFLDATGKLTPLRDQAQSALAPAFGALQGLGDQMGGVGRGLTDVQQLRGRVDDLEKQVSSLQDEHIQNQALKLENEQLRKQLKIEQESPWKLLSVDVVSVTPDVGRHTILISRGSEDKVAVGMALIGQEGGSPTSLVGIVDQVYPRSARVLLISDYSSLVSVKVYHQGTVTDGIAQGQFQRGAWLQLEEVDRLFPLKADDQVVTAGLTAQMNLDLPNAAIPRNIPIGLVQRVWTEGSRQYAEIRPYLNPDQVRYAWVILSHDD, encoded by the coding sequence ATGCGTGATTCCGCCCGCAACCGCCTCTCGCGCACCTCGCCACTGCGCTCGTTCATCCTCATCCTGCTGCTGATGATCTGCGCCGCAGGGCTAATCTTCCTCGATGCCACCGGTAAGCTCACCCCGCTGCGCGATCAGGCGCAGTCGGCGCTGGCCCCAGCCTTCGGCGCGCTGCAGGGGCTGGGCGACCAGATGGGCGGGGTTGGCCGTGGCCTCACCGACGTCCAGCAGCTGCGCGGTCGCGTCGACGATCTGGAGAAGCAGGTCAGCTCGCTGCAGGATGAGCATATCCAAAACCAGGCGCTCAAGCTGGAGAACGAGCAGCTGCGCAAGCAGCTCAAGATCGAGCAGGAGTCGCCCTGGAAGCTGCTGAGCGTCGATGTCGTCTCGGTGACGCCCGATGTGGGCCGCCACACCATCCTGATCAGCAGGGGCAGCGAGGACAAAGTAGCGGTGGGCATGGCCCTGATCGGCCAGGAGGGCGGCAGCCCCACCTCGCTGGTGGGCATTGTCGACCAGGTCTACCCGCGCAGCGCCCGCGTGCTGCTGATATCGGACTACAGCAGCCTGGTGAGCGTGAAGGTCTACCACCAGGGCACGGTCACCGACGGTATCGCGCAGGGCCAGTTCCAGCGCGGCGCGTGGCTCCAGCTGGAGGAGGTCGACCGGCTCTTCCCGCTGAAGGCCGACGACCAGGTGGTGACGGCGGGGCTGACCGCGCAGATGAACCTTGACCTGCCCAACGCCGCCATCCCGCGCAATATCCCGATCGGCCTTGTCCAGCGCGTCTGGACCGAGGGATCGCGCCAGTACGCCGAGATCCGGCCCTACCTCAACCCCGATCAGGTGCGCTACGCATGGGTGATTCTCAGCCACGACGACTAG
- a CDS encoding rod shape-determining protein — translation MAINPLNSLVGAFSRDLGIDLGTANTLVHVRGKGIVISEPSVVAINKKTKEVKAVGAEAKAMVGKTPADIIAVRPLKDGVIADFDVVEKMIKHFIGKAHDRSFGFISPRPRVVVGVPSGVTQVERKAAEDAALNANAREAYVVEEPMAAAIGAGLPVDEPMGSLIVDIGGGTTEVAVISLGGIVINHSIRTAGDEIDEAIMQFARREYNLLIGERMAEKVKIACGSAYPLDEEIKVVMRGRDMLTGLPKAVEISSVEIREGIAGPVNTIVAEVRAALEETPPELVADIMEYGIMLAGGGAMLKGLDRRIAAETKMPVHIAEDPLSCVARGAGKMVEEFENKIYRDILNGTKDRRRIRY, via the coding sequence GTGGCCATAAATCCGCTTAATTCGCTTGTCGGTGCCTTCAGCCGCGATCTTGGCATCGATCTTGGCACGGCCAACACCCTGGTCCATGTGCGCGGCAAGGGCATCGTGATCAGCGAGCCTTCGGTCGTCGCTATTAATAAGAAGACCAAAGAGGTCAAGGCTGTGGGGGCCGAGGCCAAGGCGATGGTGGGCAAGACTCCTGCCGATATTATTGCGGTGCGCCCGCTCAAGGATGGTGTGATCGCCGACTTCGACGTGGTCGAGAAGATGATCAAGCATTTCATCGGCAAGGCGCACGATCGATCGTTTGGCTTTATCTCGCCGCGCCCGCGCGTGGTGGTGGGCGTGCCCTCGGGCGTCACCCAGGTGGAGCGCAAGGCCGCCGAGGATGCGGCGCTGAACGCCAACGCCCGCGAGGCCTATGTGGTCGAGGAGCCGATGGCCGCAGCGATCGGCGCGGGCCTGCCGGTAGATGAGCCGATGGGCTCGCTGATTGTCGACATCGGCGGCGGCACCACCGAGGTGGCCGTGATCTCGCTGGGCGGCATCGTGATCAACCACTCCATCCGCACCGCCGGCGACGAGATCGACGAGGCGATCATGCAGTTCGCCCGCCGCGAGTACAACCTGCTGATCGGCGAGCGCATGGCCGAGAAGGTGAAGATCGCCTGCGGCAGCGCCTACCCCCTGGATGAGGAGATCAAGGTGGTGATGCGCGGGCGCGACATGCTCACCGGCCTGCCCAAGGCCGTCGAGATCTCCAGCGTCGAGATCCGCGAGGGCATCGCTGGCCCGGTCAACACCATCGTGGCCGAGGTGCGCGCCGCCCTGGAGGAGACGCCCCCCGAGCTGGTGGCCGACATCATGGAGTACGGCATTATGCTGGCGGGCGGCGGCGCGATGCTCAAGGGCCTGGACCGGCGCATCGCCGCCGAGACCAAGATGCCCGTGCACATCGCCGAGGATCCGCTCTCGTGCGTGGCGCGCGGCGCTGGCAAGATGGTCGAAGAGTTCGAGAATAAGATCTACCGCGACATCCTGAACGGCACCAAAGACCGCCGCCGGATTCGCTACTAG
- a CDS encoding RNA-binding protein: MRAKLFVGNLPWSVDSVVLEDIFRDYGEVSSARVITDRETGRSRGFGFVEIEADDINTVISATNGREVDGRPLRVNEAEDHDRSGGGGFGGGNRGGGYRGGGRDRY, encoded by the coding sequence ATGCGTGCCAAGCTTTTCGTTGGTAACCTTCCGTGGAGTGTCGACAGCGTGGTGCTGGAGGACATTTTCCGTGACTACGGCGAGGTCTCGAGCGCCCGCGTGATCACCGACCGTGAGACAGGGCGATCGCGAGGGTTCGGGTTTGTCGAGATCGAGGCGGATGACATCAACACCGTCATCTCCGCCACCAATGGCCGTGAGGTCGACGGACGACCGCTACGCGTCAACGAGGCCGAGGACCACGATCGCAGCGGTGGCGGCGGCTTTGGTGGCGGCAACCGTGGCGGCGGCTACCGCGGCGGCGGGCGCGACCGCTACTAG
- a CDS encoding ABC transporter ATP-binding protein, protein MIEAIHLRKTFGTFQAVRDLSLRVGEGELVALLGPNGAGKTTTVRMLAGILRPTSGKAIIGGYDVAESPEQVRNQVGLLTEFPGLYLRMRPLEYLAFFGELHGVPPATCAQRSEALLKRFELWDARNKRLDAYSKGMKQKMALLRAMIHDPPVLYLDEPTTAMDPHSARVVRDAISELRAAKRTVLLTTHNLVEAEDLADRIVIIFGGQIIAQGTRAELTVQLLGDPVWELQLAAPSASAAALIADMAPVIESGPTWLRFQTRDGQQINPQLIRRLTERDIPVVSLAEVPRSLEDVYLSIVGERHAERGAWNIPAAQPSAPAQEEPSR, encoded by the coding sequence GTGATCGAAGCCATCCATCTTAGAAAGACCTTTGGAACCTTCCAGGCGGTGCGCGACCTCTCGCTGCGCGTTGGCGAAGGCGAGCTGGTGGCGCTGCTTGGGCCAAATGGCGCAGGCAAAACCACCACCGTGCGCATGCTCGCGGGCATCCTGCGCCCCACCAGCGGCAAGGCGATCATCGGCGGGTACGATGTGGCCGAAAGCCCCGAGCAGGTGCGCAACCAGGTGGGCCTGCTCACCGAGTTCCCCGGCCTCTACCTGCGCATGCGCCCGCTCGAATACCTCGCCTTCTTCGGCGAGCTGCACGGCGTGCCCCCGGCCACCTGCGCCCAGCGCAGCGAGGCCCTGCTCAAGCGCTTCGAGCTGTGGGACGCCCGCAACAAGCGGCTCGACGCCTACTCCAAGGGCATGAAGCAGAAGATGGCCCTGCTGCGCGCCATGATCCACGACCCGCCGGTGCTCTACCTCGATGAGCCGACCACCGCTATGGACCCCCACAGCGCCCGCGTGGTGCGCGACGCCATCAGCGAGCTGCGCGCCGCCAAGCGCACCGTGCTGCTCACCACCCACAACCTAGTGGAGGCCGAAGACCTGGCCGACCGCATCGTGATCATCTTCGGCGGCCAGATCATCGCCCAGGGCACCCGCGCCGAGCTGACGGTGCAGCTGCTGGGCGACCCGGTGTGGGAGCTGCAGCTGGCCGCGCCCAGCGCCAGCGCCGCCGCCCTGATCGCCGACATGGCCCCCGTGATCGAGAGCGGCCCCACCTGGCTGCGCTTCCAGACCCGCGACGGCCAGCAGATCAACCCCCAGCTCATCCGCCGCCTCACCGAGCGCGACATCCCCGTGGTCAGCCTGGCCGAGGTGCCGCGCAGCCTGGAGGACGTGTACCTGAGCATCGTGGGTGAGCGCCACGCCGAGCGCGGCGCGTGGAACATCCCAGCAGCCCAGCCCAGCGCACCAGCACAGGAGGAACCCAGCCGATGA
- a CDS encoding cation transporter → MPYKTERDLPESVRDHLPKHAQEIYRAAFNSAWDEYNHDEERAHRVAWAAVKHSYEKDEASGDWKAK, encoded by the coding sequence ATGCCGTACAAAACCGAGCGCGACCTGCCCGAGAGCGTGCGCGACCACCTGCCCAAGCACGCGCAGGAGATCTACCGCGCCGCCTTCAACAGCGCGTGGGATGAGTATAACCACGACGAAGAGCGCGCCCACCGCGTGGCCTGGGCAGCGGTGAAACACTCGTACGAGAAGGATGAGGCCAGCGGCGACTGGAAGGCCAAGTAG
- a CDS encoding SDR family oxidoreductase, whose product MHLQGRVALITGAGSGLGAAAARLLAQHGAKVAALGRTADELEKVVGAITSEGGTAKAFVADVSDAESMRAAADQVAREWGTIDIVFANAGVNGVWAPLDELSPEEFEKTIKINLTGTFLTIKYAAPYLKKQGGSVIVTASINGTRVFSNTGATAYSASKAGQVAITKMLALELARDKVRVNVICPGAIKTEIDQNTERRDLDEVKVPVEFPEGNIPLTHGQPGTSEQVAELVLFLASDASSHISGTELWIDGTQSLLVG is encoded by the coding sequence ATGCATCTGCAAGGACGAGTGGCCCTGATTACCGGCGCGGGGTCGGGCCTGGGCGCAGCGGCGGCGCGGCTGCTGGCCCAGCACGGCGCAAAGGTGGCCGCCCTTGGCCGCACCGCCGATGAGCTGGAGAAAGTGGTAGGCGCGATCACCAGCGAGGGCGGCACCGCCAAGGCCTTCGTGGCCGATGTGAGCGACGCCGAGTCGATGCGCGCCGCCGCCGACCAGGTGGCCCGCGAGTGGGGCACGATCGACATCGTGTTCGCCAACGCTGGCGTCAACGGCGTGTGGGCGCCCCTCGACGAGCTATCGCCCGAGGAGTTCGAGAAGACGATCAAGATCAACCTGACCGGCACCTTCCTGACGATCAAGTACGCCGCGCCCTACCTCAAGAAGCAGGGCGGCTCGGTGATCGTCACGGCCTCGATCAACGGCACGCGCGTGTTCAGCAACACCGGCGCGACCGCCTACTCGGCGTCGAAGGCTGGGCAGGTGGCCATCACCAAGATGCTGGCGCTGGAGCTGGCTCGCGACAAGGTTCGCGTGAATGTGATCTGCCCGGGCGCGATCAAGACCGAGATCGACCAGAACACCGAGCGCCGCGACCTCGACGAGGTGAAGGTGCCGGTGGAGTTCCCCGAGGGCAACATCCCGCTCACCCACGGCCAGCCTGGCACATCCGAGCAGGTGGCCGAGCTGGTGCTGTTCTTGGCATCCGATGCCTCTTCGCACATCTCGGGCACCGAGCTGTGGATCGACGGCACCCAGTCGCTGCTGGTCGGCTAG
- a CDS encoding DinB family protein, whose amino-acid sequence MTTLADVHRSLIAQMQRTLDTLANVLVGLTPEHAHSLRDLSDGPKGWTPTEVICHLRDFDGFFQARAQLIVQQDNPQLPAYDHEALAIERRYNEQDIDQAYDELRASRLRFIAFFQGLDAQQWERQGIHPERGPFSLTDAAIQVVGHDLVHLEQLTRILAQR is encoded by the coding sequence ATGACCACTCTTGCCGATGTCCACCGCAGCCTGATCGCCCAGATGCAGCGCACGCTCGACACGCTTGCCAATGTCCTTGTCGGCCTTACCCCCGAGCACGCCCACAGCCTGCGCGACCTGAGCGACGGCCCCAAGGGCTGGACGCCCACCGAGGTGATCTGCCACCTGCGCGACTTTGATGGCTTCTTCCAGGCGCGCGCCCAGCTGATCGTGCAGCAGGACAACCCCCAGCTGCCCGCCTACGATCACGAGGCGCTGGCGATCGAGCGGCGCTACAACGAGCAGGATATCGACCAGGCCTACGATGAGCTGCGGGCCTCGCGCCTGCGGTTTATCGCGTTCTTCCAGGGCCTCGATGCGCAGCAGTGGGAGCGCCAGGGCATCCACCCCGAGCGCGGGCCGTTCAGCCTGACCGATGCGGCCATCCAGGTGGTCGGCCACGATCTGGTGCACCTGGAGCAGCTGACCCGCATCTTGGCGCAGCGCTAG